The uncultured Flavobacterium sp. genome contains a region encoding:
- the ilvN gene encoding acetolactate synthase small subunit yields MEDKTFTISVYSENNVGLLNRISGIFLKRHINILSLNVSESEIENVSRFIIVVNTTEKWVKNIVGQIEKQIDVIKAFYHTDEETIYLENALFKIASSLLFDEKQIQNIIKDSQSTIVTVSRDFFVISKSGRRSEIEELYEKFKPYGIMQFVRSGRISVSKEKMEISTLLETFK; encoded by the coding sequence ATGGAAGATAAAACATTTACCATATCGGTATACTCAGAAAATAACGTGGGATTGTTAAATAGAATATCGGGAATATTCTTAAAGCGTCACATTAATATATTAAGCTTAAATGTTTCAGAATCAGAAATAGAAAATGTTTCAAGATTTATCATTGTAGTAAATACAACAGAGAAATGGGTTAAGAATATTGTTGGACAAATCGAAAAACAAATTGATGTTATAAAAGCATTTTATCACACAGATGAAGAAACAATTTATCTTGAAAATGCACTTTTTAAAATTGCTTCAAGTTTGTTATTTGATGAAAAACAAATTCAGAATATCATCAAAGACAGTCAGTCTACGATCGTGACCGTTTCTCGTGATTTCTTTGTGATTTCAAAATCAGGAAGACGTTCTGAAATTGAAGAATTATACGAAAAATTCAAACCGTATGGAATTATGCAGTTTGTACGTTCAGGAAGAATATCAGTTTCTAAAGAAAAAATGGAAATTTCGACATTGTTAGAAACATTCAAATAG
- the ilvB gene encoding biosynthetic-type acetolactate synthase large subunit yields the protein MKISGAEAVIRCLLEEGVDLVYGYPGGAIMPVYDELYKFQNQLHHVLVRHEQGATHAAQGYARATGKVGVAIATSGPGATNLVTGIADAQIDSTPMVCITGQVGKHLLGSDAFQETDIIGISTPVTKWNYQITEASEIPEIIAKAFYIARSGRPGPVLIDITKNAQFDEFEFSYEKCTGIRSYIPVPKLKLDKVTEAAALINSAKKPFIVFGQGIILGQAEEQLKALIEKSGIPAGWTILGLSALPTDHPLNVGMLGMHGNYGPNLLTNECDVLIALGMRFDDRVTGKLSTYAKQAKVIHFEIDPAEVDKNVKTEVAVLGDVKEALTALLPLIDQKSHDSWHNEFKELYKIEVESVIKEELNPTNGKGISMGETMEMINKHSKGDAIIVSDVGQHQMFACRYAKFNSTKSNITSGGLGTMGFALPAAIGAKMGRPDREVVAIIGDGGFQMTIQELGTIFQTQVPVKIVILNNEFLGMVRQWQELFFDNRYASTKMINPNFTAIAEGYHIKSKKVTKREDLDAAVAEMLASKDSYFLEVMVEKENNVFPMIPTGACVSEIRLS from the coding sequence ATGAAAATATCAGGGGCAGAAGCCGTTATAAGATGTTTGTTAGAAGAAGGAGTAGACTTGGTTTATGGATATCCGGGAGGAGCGATAATGCCGGTTTATGACGAATTATATAAATTTCAGAATCAATTACACCACGTTTTAGTACGTCACGAACAAGGTGCAACACACGCAGCTCAAGGTTATGCCCGAGCTACAGGAAAAGTAGGAGTCGCTATTGCAACTTCAGGGCCGGGAGCAACTAATTTAGTTACAGGAATTGCTGATGCTCAGATCGATTCAACACCAATGGTTTGTATTACAGGACAAGTTGGGAAGCATTTACTAGGTTCTGATGCTTTTCAGGAAACTGATATTATCGGAATTTCAACTCCGGTAACAAAATGGAACTATCAGATTACTGAAGCTTCAGAGATTCCTGAGATAATTGCAAAAGCATTTTATATTGCCCGTTCTGGTCGCCCAGGACCTGTATTAATTGATATTACTAAAAATGCTCAGTTTGATGAGTTTGAATTTAGTTATGAAAAATGCACCGGAATTAGAAGTTATATTCCCGTTCCTAAATTAAAATTAGACAAAGTTACCGAAGCTGCTGCTTTGATCAATAGTGCCAAAAAACCTTTTATTGTTTTTGGTCAGGGAATTATTCTTGGTCAAGCCGAAGAACAATTAAAAGCGTTAATTGAAAAATCTGGAATTCCGGCGGGTTGGACTATTTTAGGTCTTTCAGCTTTGCCAACAGATCATCCGCTAAACGTGGGAATGTTGGGAATGCACGGAAATTACGGCCCAAATTTATTGACTAACGAATGTGATGTCTTAATTGCATTGGGAATGCGTTTTGACGATCGTGTTACCGGAAAGTTATCTACTTATGCTAAACAAGCCAAAGTAATTCACTTTGAAATTGATCCGGCAGAAGTTGACAAAAATGTAAAAACAGAAGTAGCTGTTTTAGGAGATGTAAAAGAAGCTTTGACAGCATTATTGCCTTTAATTGACCAAAAATCACATGATTCATGGCATAATGAATTCAAAGAATTGTATAAAATAGAAGTAGAATCTGTTATAAAAGAAGAATTAAATCCAACGAATGGTAAAGGAATTTCGATGGGAGAAACCATGGAAATGATTAATAAACACTCAAAAGGTGATGCAATTATAGTTTCAGATGTTGGTCAGCATCAAATGTTTGCCTGTCGTTATGCTAAATTCAATTCAACCAAAAGTAATATTACTTCAGGAGGTTTAGGTACAATGGGATTTGCTTTACCAGCTGCAATTGGAGCTAAAATGGGAAGACCGGATCGTGAAGTTGTTGCTATTATTGGAGACGGAGGATTTCAGATGACGATTCAGGAATTAGGAACGATTTTCCAGACACAAGTACCGGTAAAAATCGTCATTTTAAATAATGAGTTTTTAGGAATGGTGCGTCAATGGCAGGAATTGTTTTTTGATAACAGATATGCCTCAACAAAAATGATTAATCCAAATTTTACTGCAATTGCCGAAGGGTATCATATTAAATCTAAGAAAGTTACAAAACGTGAAGATTTAGATGCTGCAGTTGCTGAAATGCTTGCTTCAAAAGATTCTTATTTCTTAGAAGTCATGGTAGAAAAGGAAAACAACGTTTTTCCAATGATTCCAACAGGAGCATGTGTTTCAGAAATTAGATTAAGCTAA
- the ilvD gene encoding dihydroxy-acid dehydratase, with product MELNKYSKTITQDQTQPAAQAMLYGIGLTEEDLKKAQVGIVSMGYDGNTCNMHLNDLAKDVKKGVWDANLVGLIFNTIGVSDGISNGTEGMRFSLVSRDVIADSIETVMGAQFYDSLIAIPGCDKNMPGALIAMGRVNRPAIMVYGGTIHSGKWKGESLNIVSAFEALGKKFNNTISPEDYKGVIQNACPGAGACGGMYTANTMSSAIEALGMSLPYSSSNPALSQEKKDECLAAGKAILNLLEKDIKPRDIMTRKAFENAITLVAVLGGSTNAVMHLIAMAHSVDVEITIDDFQRISDKTPVLADLKPSGKYMMEDLHAVGGVPAVLKYLLKEGLIHGDCLTVTGKTVAENLASVPDLQDGQEVVHEIQKALKSTGNIQILYGNLASEGCVAKISGKEGEYFEGPAVIFEGEFDVIPGIQAGKVKPGDVVVIRNCGPKGGPGMPEMLKPTSAIIGAGLGSSVALITDGRFSGGSHGFVVGHITPEAYDGGGIALVQEGDLIAIDAVKNTIDLKISNEEFAARKAKWIQPALKVSKGVLLKYARSVSSASTGCVTDK from the coding sequence ATGGAATTAAATAAGTACAGCAAAACCATCACTCAAGATCAAACACAACCTGCGGCGCAAGCGATGTTGTACGGTATTGGTTTAACTGAAGAAGATTTGAAAAAAGCACAAGTAGGTATTGTGAGCATGGGTTACGATGGTAACACTTGTAACATGCACTTGAACGATTTAGCAAAAGATGTTAAAAAAGGTGTTTGGGATGCAAATCTGGTCGGACTTATTTTTAATACCATTGGTGTAAGTGACGGAATTTCAAACGGTACTGAAGGAATGCGTTTTTCATTAGTTTCTCGTGATGTAATTGCAGATTCTATTGAAACCGTAATGGGAGCGCAATTTTATGATAGTTTGATCGCAATTCCGGGTTGTGATAAAAATATGCCGGGAGCTTTAATCGCAATGGGAAGAGTAAATCGCCCTGCAATTATGGTGTACGGAGGAACAATACATTCAGGAAAATGGAAAGGTGAATCTCTAAATATTGTTTCTGCATTTGAAGCATTAGGAAAAAAATTCAACAACACCATTTCTCCGGAAGATTATAAAGGAGTTATTCAAAACGCTTGTCCTGGAGCTGGTGCTTGCGGCGGAATGTATACGGCAAATACAATGTCGTCAGCAATTGAAGCATTAGGAATGAGTTTGCCATACAGTTCTTCAAACCCTGCTTTGAGTCAGGAAAAGAAAGATGAATGTCTTGCTGCCGGAAAAGCTATTCTAAACTTATTAGAAAAAGATATTAAGCCAAGAGACATTATGACTCGCAAGGCTTTTGAAAATGCCATTACGTTGGTAGCTGTTCTTGGAGGTTCTACAAATGCTGTTATGCACTTAATTGCTATGGCACATTCGGTTGATGTAGAAATTACGATTGATGATTTTCAAAGAATTAGTGATAAAACACCTGTACTTGCTGACTTGAAACCAAGTGGTAAATACATGATGGAAGATTTACACGCTGTTGGAGGAGTTCCTGCAGTATTAAAATATTTGTTGAAGGAAGGACTTATTCATGGAGATTGTTTGACGGTAACGGGGAAAACTGTTGCTGAAAATCTGGCTTCGGTTCCTGATTTACAAGATGGACAAGAAGTAGTTCATGAAATACAAAAAGCATTAAAATCAACTGGAAACATTCAGATTTTATACGGAAATCTAGCTTCTGAAGGTTGTGTTGCTAAAATTAGCGGAAAAGAAGGAGAGTATTTTGAAGGTCCTGCCGTAATTTTTGAAGGTGAATTTGATGTTATTCCTGGTATTCAGGCCGGAAAAGTAAAACCGGGAGATGTAGTCGTCATCAGGAACTGTGGACCAAAAGGTGGTCCGGGGATGCCTGAAATGCTAAAACCTACATCTGCTATTATTGGTGCCGGATTAGGAAGCAGTGTTGCTCTTATTACAGACGGTAGATTCTCTGGAGGTTCACATGGATTTGTGGTAGGTCACATTACACCAGAGGCTTATGATGGTGGTGGTATTGCACTAGTTCAGGAAGGCGATTTAATCGCTATTGACGCTGTAAAAAACACCATTGATCTTAAAATTTCTAACGAAGAATTTGCAGCTCGAAAAGCAAAATGGATTCAGCCAGCTTTAAAAGTGTCAAAAGGAGTTTTACTTAAGTACGCAAGATCGGTTTCAAGCGCTTCTACAGGTTGCGTTACCGATAAATAA
- the leuB gene encoding 3-isopropylmalate dehydrogenase: protein MNLKIAVLPGDGIGPEVILQAKKALYAIGEVYNHEFVFEEALMGAIAIDKTGNPLPEQTLNLCLNTDAVLFGAIGDPKYDNNPNAKVRPEQGLLKLRKELGLFANVRPIKPYKSLLDASPLKREIIEGADFTIFRELTGGAYFGAKTLNEEGTHASDLCEYSEEEITRIAHLAFKSAQNRRKKLTMVDKANVLETSRLWRKVVQKVGEGYPDVALDFLFVDNAAMQIILNPKQFDVILTENLFGDILSDEASVITGSIGLLASASLGEKNALFEPIHGSYPQAKGKNIANPIASILSAAMLLEHFGLFKEASVIYQAIEKAIEFKVVTVDLKPDSKFGTNEVGEFVSNFIFSKDDLLYFNNDNVSIGQSTIV, encoded by the coding sequence ATGAATTTGAAAATAGCAGTTTTACCAGGAGACGGAATTGGACCAGAGGTAATTTTACAAGCCAAGAAAGCTTTATACGCCATAGGCGAGGTGTACAATCATGAATTTGTTTTTGAAGAAGCGCTCATGGGAGCGATCGCGATCGATAAAACAGGAAATCCGTTACCGGAGCAAACCTTAAATCTGTGTTTGAATACAGATGCGGTTTTATTTGGTGCAATTGGAGATCCAAAATATGATAATAATCCAAATGCAAAAGTTCGTCCGGAGCAAGGATTATTGAAGCTTCGCAAAGAATTAGGTTTGTTTGCCAACGTTCGTCCTATTAAACCATATAAATCATTACTTGATGCTTCTCCTTTAAAAAGAGAAATTATCGAAGGTGCTGATTTTACTATTTTCAGAGAATTAACTGGTGGAGCTTATTTTGGAGCAAAAACATTAAATGAAGAAGGAACACATGCATCGGATTTATGTGAGTATTCAGAAGAAGAAATTACAAGAATTGCACATTTAGCTTTTAAATCGGCACAAAACCGACGCAAAAAGTTAACGATGGTAGACAAGGCAAATGTTTTGGAAACTTCAAGATTGTGGAGAAAAGTCGTTCAGAAAGTGGGTGAAGGTTATCCGGATGTAGCTTTAGACTTTTTATTTGTAGATAATGCAGCAATGCAAATCATTTTAAATCCAAAACAATTTGATGTGATTTTGACAGAAAATTTATTTGGAGATATTTTATCAGATGAAGCAAGCGTAATTACAGGTTCTATTGGTTTATTGGCTTCAGCATCTTTAGGAGAAAAAAATGCTTTGTTTGAGCCAATTCACGGATCTTATCCACAGGCAAAAGGAAAAAATATTGCCAATCCAATTGCCTCGATTTTATCAGCTGCAATGTTATTAGAACATTTTGGTTTGTTTAAAGAAGCAAGTGTGATTTATCAGGCAATTGAAAAAGCAATCGAATTTAAAGTTGTAACGGTTGATTTAAAACCAGATTCAAAATTCGGTACAAATGAGGTAGGGGAGTTTGTTTCTAATTTTATTTTTAGCAAGGATGACTTGTTATATTTTAATAATGACAATGTTAGTATTGGTCAATCAACAATTGTTTAA
- a CDS encoding 2-isopropylmalate synthase yields the protein MNREKVQIFDTTLRDGEQVPGCKLDTKQKLVIAERLDKMGVDVIEAGFPVSSPGDFLSVSEICKIVENATVCGLTRAVKNDIDVAAAALKHAKKPRIHTGIGTSESHILHKLNTTREDIIARAKFAVSHAKSYVEDVEFYAEDAGRTDNAFLAQVCEEVIKSGATVLNIPDTTGYCLPEEYGAKIKYLRENVKGIENVILSCHCHNDLGMATANSIAGAINGARQIECTINGIGERAGNTALEEVVMIFKQHPYLNLDTNINTRELNEMSRLVSESMGMIVQPNKAIVGANAFAHSSGIHQDGVIKNRATYEIMDPLDVGVNESSIILTARSGRAALAYRAKKVGYELTKVQLDIVYIEFLKFADIKKEVLDADIHQIIEASKIQGELIRS from the coding sequence ATGAATAGAGAGAAAGTTCAAATTTTTGACACCACTTTGCGTGATGGAGAGCAGGTCCCAGGATGTAAGTTAGATACTAAACAAAAATTAGTTATCGCAGAACGACTTGATAAAATGGGAGTTGACGTTATCGAAGCGGGTTTTCCTGTGTCAAGTCCGGGCGATTTTTTATCGGTCTCTGAGATTTGTAAAATTGTAGAGAATGCAACTGTCTGCGGACTTACAAGAGCCGTAAAAAACGACATTGATGTTGCTGCAGCTGCTTTAAAGCATGCTAAGAAACCTAGAATCCACACAGGAATCGGAACATCTGAATCTCATATACTCCATAAATTAAATACCACACGAGAAGATATTATTGCAAGAGCAAAATTTGCTGTTTCTCATGCAAAATCTTATGTAGAAGACGTTGAGTTTTATGCAGAAGATGCTGGTAGAACAGATAATGCTTTCCTTGCACAAGTTTGCGAAGAAGTAATCAAATCCGGAGCAACGGTTTTGAATATTCCTGATACAACAGGATATTGTTTGCCGGAAGAATACGGAGCAAAAATTAAATATTTAAGAGAAAACGTAAAAGGTATCGAAAATGTGATCCTTTCATGTCACTGTCATAATGATTTAGGAATGGCAACTGCAAACTCTATTGCAGGTGCAATAAATGGAGCGAGACAAATAGAATGTACTATTAATGGTATTGGTGAAAGAGCCGGAAATACGGCACTTGAAGAGGTGGTAATGATTTTTAAACAACATCCTTACCTTAATCTTGATACTAATATAAATACAAGAGAATTGAATGAAATGAGCCGATTAGTTTCTGAAAGTATGGGAATGATCGTGCAGCCAAATAAAGCTATCGTAGGAGCGAATGCTTTTGCACACAGTTCTGGAATTCACCAGGATGGTGTGATTAAAAACAGAGCAACTTACGAAATCATGGATCCACTTGATGTTGGTGTAAATGAATCTTCAATTATCCTAACGGCTAGAAGCGGAAGAGCTGCATTGGCTTATCGTGCTAAAAAAGTAGGTTACGAGCTTACAAAAGTACAATTGGACATTGTATATATTGAGTTTTTGAAATTTGCTGATATTAAAAAAGAAGTACTTGATGCTGATATTCATCAGATTATTGAAGCTTCTAAAATTCAAGGCGAATTAATCAGAAGCTAG
- a CDS encoding M1 family metallopeptidase, producing MKNYFGGVLIAFLVGFTANAQGLLNKSETVFTHQDTLRGSITKERAWWDLKYYHLDVKVNPKERTITGSNTVRYTVLTQYNKMQIDLQEPMQIYKVTQDGKELKFKRDGNAFFIELTAAQKVGETKEILISFGGKPKEAIKPPWDGGITWKKDKNGKDFIASSCQGLGASVWWPCKDHMYDEVENMLISVNVPGDLTDVSNGRLKSVKKEKDGTKTFNWYVSNPINNYGVNINIGDYVNFSEKYKGEKGNLDCNYYVLRDNLAIAKEHFKDAPRMLKAFENWFGPYPFYEDSYKLVEAPYLGMEHQSSVTYGNEYKNGYLGHDLSGTGWGLKFDFIIIHESGHEWYANNITYKDIADMWVHESFTNYSESLFVEYYYGKDAGAEYVIGCRKNIHNDKPIIGHYDVNNEGSGDMYPKGANMLHTIRQIINDDAKWKSILRGMNKTFYHQTVTGKQIQDYINEQSGINFNRVFVQYLTTTQIPVFEYIFKNGSFGYHWTNCVAKFDMPIKVTLNGEEIWLKPTTEWQSEKTTNENRKVEVDKNFYVTSSNIVE from the coding sequence ATGAAAAATTACTTCGGGGGCGTTCTAATCGCCTTTTTAGTTGGTTTTACAGCCAATGCGCAAGGACTTCTTAACAAGTCTGAAACGGTTTTTACACATCAGGACACTTTACGCGGAAGCATTACTAAGGAGAGAGCCTGGTGGGATTTAAAATACTATCATTTAGATGTAAAAGTAAACCCAAAAGAGAGAACAATTACAGGTTCAAATACTGTTCGTTATACTGTTTTGACGCAATACAACAAAATGCAGATTGATTTGCAGGAACCTATGCAGATTTACAAAGTAACTCAAGACGGAAAAGAATTGAAGTTTAAAAGAGACGGAAATGCTTTTTTTATTGAATTAACGGCTGCTCAAAAAGTAGGAGAGACTAAGGAAATTTTAATTTCTTTTGGCGGAAAACCTAAAGAGGCAATCAAACCACCTTGGGATGGCGGAATTACCTGGAAAAAAGATAAAAACGGAAAAGATTTTATTGCTTCTTCATGTCAGGGTTTAGGTGCCAGCGTTTGGTGGCCTTGTAAAGATCACATGTATGATGAAGTTGAGAATATGTTGATTAGCGTGAATGTTCCCGGCGATTTAACAGACGTTTCTAATGGAAGATTGAAAAGTGTTAAGAAAGAAAAAGATGGTACCAAAACGTTTAATTGGTATGTTTCGAACCCAATTAATAACTATGGTGTAAACATTAATATTGGTGATTATGTTAATTTCTCTGAGAAATACAAAGGCGAAAAAGGCAATCTAGATTGTAATTATTATGTTTTAAGAGACAATTTAGCTATAGCCAAAGAACATTTCAAAGATGCGCCAAGAATGCTGAAAGCTTTTGAAAACTGGTTTGGTCCTTATCCATTTTATGAAGATAGCTATAAATTGGTCGAAGCGCCTTATTTAGGTATGGAACACCAAAGTAGTGTGACTTACGGAAATGAGTATAAAAACGGTTATTTAGGACATGATTTAAGCGGGACAGGTTGGGGATTAAAATTCGATTTTATTATTATTCACGAGTCTGGACACGAATGGTATGCTAATAATATTACTTATAAAGATATTGCTGATATGTGGGTTCACGAGAGTTTTACCAACTATTCTGAAAGTCTTTTTGTTGAGTATTATTATGGAAAAGATGCTGGTGCTGAATACGTAATTGGTTGCAGAAAAAACATTCATAATGACAAACCAATTATTGGTCATTATGATGTAAATAATGAAGGATCTGGCGATATGTATCCAAAAGGAGCAAATATGTTGCATACGATTCGTCAGATAATTAATGATGATGCAAAATGGAAATCGATTCTGCGAGGCATGAATAAAACCTTCTATCACCAAACGGTTACAGGTAAACAGATTCAGGATTATATTAACGAGCAGTCAGGAATTAACTTTAACAGAGTTTTTGTGCAATATTTGACGACTACTCAAATTCCGGTTTTTGAATATATCTTTAAAAACGGATCTTTTGGATATCATTGGACAAATTGCGTTGCCAAATTTGATATGCCGATAAAAGTTACTTTGAATGGTGAAGAAATATGGCTGAAACCAACAACTGAATGGCAGTCAGAAAAAACTACTAATGAAAACAGAAAAGTAGAAGTTGATAAAAATTTCTATGTAACGAGTTCTAATATTGTAGAATAA
- a CDS encoding carbohydrate-binding family 9-like protein: MKFTKITLILFFMCSITSNSQNIPVHKTNEKINVDGDLSDWKTPFLGPFVIHDSGAKATQNTFVSLSWNDENLYIAYRSTDSKIVGSSQKKDSHFFATDDLVEIFIDPDGDGQNYVEIGVNAFSSNYDILLKCISPLCGGWNTSIAFDITGMEAQSKITPEGFNTEIKISFSSLETIQNGNFNKPKPGTKWRGNAFRIDYGNTTEYLALQHYKSLSFGFHQPQEFAFFEFVE, encoded by the coding sequence ATGAAATTTACTAAAATTACCTTGATTTTATTTTTTATGTGCTCGATAACAAGCAACTCGCAGAACATTCCCGTTCATAAAACAAATGAAAAAATCAATGTCGATGGAGATTTGTCAGATTGGAAAACACCATTTTTGGGTCCGTTTGTCATTCATGATTCTGGTGCAAAAGCTACTCAAAATACCTTTGTTTCACTTTCGTGGAATGATGAAAACCTATATATTGCCTATCGTTCTACCGATTCTAAAATCGTTGGATCATCTCAGAAAAAAGATTCTCATTTTTTTGCGACAGATGATTTAGTCGAAATTTTTATTGATCCGGATGGTGACGGTCAAAATTATGTCGAAATTGGGGTAAATGCATTTTCTTCAAATTATGACATTTTACTTAAATGTATTTCACCTCTTTGTGGTGGCTGGAATACCTCTATAGCCTTTGATATTACAGGAATGGAAGCCCAAAGCAAAATAACTCCGGAAGGTTTTAATACTGAAATTAAAATTTCGTTTTCGAGTTTAGAAACCATTCAAAATGGAAATTTCAACAAGCCAAAACCTGGAACAAAATGGAGAGGAAATGCTTTTAGAATTGATTACGGTAACACAACAGAATATCTTGCATTACAACATTATAAAAGTTTAAGTTTCGGTTTTCATCAGCCGCAGGAATTTGCGTTTTTTGAGTTTGTGGAATAA
- the hisIE gene encoding bifunctional phosphoribosyl-AMP cyclohydrolase/phosphoribosyl-ATP diphosphatase HisIE: MDIDIKSAHGLIPAIIQDSETKNVLMLGYMNEESLKKTIETQKVTFFSRSKQRLWTKGEESGNFLNLVSIKNDCDGDTLLIQAKPVGPTCHTGADTCWQEENTANYGFISQLENTIKTRRENADSEKSYVASLFEKGINKIAQKVGEEAVEVVIEAKDDNDDLFLSESADLLFHYLILLQAKGFQLNDVVDVLKKRQK, encoded by the coding sequence ATGGACATAGATATAAAAAGTGCACACGGATTGATTCCGGCAATAATTCAGGATTCAGAAACAAAAAATGTTTTGATGCTGGGATACATGAACGAAGAATCTTTGAAGAAAACAATAGAGACTCAAAAAGTAACTTTTTTCAGCCGATCTAAACAAAGACTTTGGACGAAAGGCGAGGAGAGCGGTAATTTTTTAAATTTAGTAAGTATTAAAAATGACTGCGATGGTGATACGCTTTTAATTCAGGCAAAACCTGTAGGACCAACGTGTCACACGGGAGCAGATACTTGCTGGCAGGAAGAAAACACAGCCAATTATGGTTTTATTTCTCAATTAGAAAATACAATAAAAACCCGCAGAGAAAATGCTGATTCTGAGAAAAGTTATGTTGCTTCATTATTCGAAAAGGGAATCAATAAAATTGCTCAAAAAGTAGGTGAAGAAGCTGTAGAAGTAGTTATTGAAGCAAAAGATGATAACGATGATTTATTCCTGAGCGAAAGCGCTGATTTATTGTTTCATTATTTGATTTTACTGCAAGCAAAAGGTTTTCAGTTGAATGATGTAGTTGATGTTTTAAAGAAACGTCAGAAGTAG
- the hisF gene encoding imidazole glycerol phosphate synthase subunit HisF translates to MLAKRIIPCLDIKNGRTVKGVNFVDLRDAGDPVELAEIYSAEGADELVFLDISATEERRKTLVNMVRSVAEKINIPFTVGGGISSVEDVEILLNNGADKVSINSSAVKNPQLINDLAQKFGSQCVVVAIDAKQINGQWIVHLVGGKVPTELNLFDWAIEVAERGAGEILFTSMDNDGTKNGFANEALAKLSTLINIPIIASGGAGNIQHFVDSFKEGKADAALAASVFHFKEIEIKTLKEELRNNGIEVRL, encoded by the coding sequence ATGTTAGCAAAAAGAATCATTCCTTGTTTGGATATAAAAAACGGAAGAACCGTAAAAGGCGTTAATTTTGTAGACTTGCGCGATGCGGGAGATCCGGTGGAATTAGCAGAAATTTATTCGGCTGAAGGTGCCGATGAATTGGTTTTTCTGGATATTTCGGCTACTGAAGAACGTCGTAAAACGTTGGTCAATATGGTTCGAAGTGTGGCGGAGAAAATCAATATTCCGTTTACGGTTGGTGGTGGAATCTCATCTGTTGAAGATGTTGAAATTCTGCTAAATAATGGTGCTGATAAAGTTTCGATAAATTCATCGGCAGTTAAGAATCCGCAATTGATCAATGATTTGGCTCAGAAATTTGGAAGCCAATGTGTGGTTGTTGCCATTGACGCCAAACAAATTAACGGACAATGGATTGTTCATTTAGTTGGTGGAAAAGTGCCAACGGAGCTCAATTTATTCGATTGGGCAATTGAAGTAGCAGAACGCGGCGCTGGTGAAATTTTATTCACATCAATGGATAATGATGGAACCAAAAATGGTTTTGCAAACGAAGCTTTGGCTAAATTATCGACTTTAATTAATATTCCGATTATTGCTTCAGGCGGAGCAGGAAATATTCAGCATTTTGTAGATTCTTTTAAAGAAGGAAAGGCCGATGCGGCGCTGGCTGCGAGCGTTTTTCACTTTAAAGAAATTGAGATCAAAACTTTGAAGGAAGAACTTAGGAATAATGGGATTGAAGTTAGACTTTAG
- the hisA gene encoding 1-(5-phosphoribosyl)-5-[(5-phosphoribosylamino)methylideneamino]imidazole-4-carboxamide isomerase: MRIIPAIDIIDGKCVRLSKGDYNTKIIYNENPLEVAKSFEAHGIEYLHLVDLDGAKSSKIVNYKILEQIATQTSLKIDFGGGLKSDDDLRIAFESGANQITGGSIAVKNRTIFEKWISEYGSDKIILGADAKDEKIAVSGWLEDSNEDLIPFIQDYQTKGIQYVICTDIAKDGMLEGPSFDLYSKILAEANGVKLIASGGISTFDELPKLAELGCEGTIIGKAIYEGRISLKQLEGYIIRK, encoded by the coding sequence ATGAGAATAATACCAGCCATAGATATCATTGACGGAAAATGTGTTCGTTTATCTAAAGGAGATTATAATACCAAAATAATTTACAATGAAAATCCACTTGAAGTAGCGAAATCATTTGAAGCGCACGGAATCGAATATTTGCATTTAGTAGATCTTGACGGAGCAAAATCAAGCAAAATTGTGAATTATAAAATTTTGGAACAAATTGCCACGCAAACGAGTTTAAAAATTGATTTTGGTGGTGGTTTAAAATCAGATGATGATTTGAGAATTGCATTTGAAAGTGGTGCAAATCAAATAACTGGCGGAAGTATTGCGGTAAAAAACAGAACAATTTTCGAAAAATGGATTTCAGAATATGGTTCTGATAAAATCATTTTAGGCGCCGATGCCAAAGACGAAAAAATTGCGGTTTCTGGTTGGTTAGAAGATTCAAATGAAGATTTGATTCCGTTTATTCAGGATTATCAAACCAAAGGAATTCAGTATGTAATTTGTACTGATATTGCTAAAGACGGAATGCTTGAAGGACCAAGTTTTGATTTATACAGCAAAATTTTAGCCGAAGCAAATGGCGTAAAATTAATTGCCTCAGGAGGAATTTCAACTTTTGACGAATTACCAAAACTAGCTGAATTAGGCTGTGAAGGAACCATTATAGGGAAAGCAATTTATGAAGGAAGAATCAGTTTGAAACAACTAGAGGGTTATATAATTAGAAAATGA